From Paenibacillus polymyxa, the proteins below share one genomic window:
- a CDS encoding SDR family oxidoreductase encodes MSKLKGQIALVTGASRGIGRGIALRLAREGAIVAVHYGKRHREADEVVHQIEQLGGAAFTIGADFSALNGIHDLYAKLDEALRECTGDNRFDILVNNAGIGQIVPLEETTEESFDEVMNMNVKAPLFVTQQALPRLKDGGRIINLSSFVTRVASPSVFAYSMSKGAIDTLTHVLAHQLGSRHITVNAIQPGIINTKMNSGTLQDPDGQKFAAGLSTFKRWGEPEDVADIAAFLASTDSRWITGQLIDASGGSHL; translated from the coding sequence ATGAGTAAGTTAAAAGGTCAAATCGCTTTAGTAACTGGTGCAAGTCGAGGAATCGGTCGTGGCATTGCATTACGTCTGGCTCGGGAGGGGGCCATTGTCGCAGTACACTACGGAAAAAGGCATAGAGAAGCAGATGAGGTGGTTCATCAAATTGAGCAACTTGGAGGGGCTGCATTTACGATTGGTGCTGACTTCAGTGCCCTGAACGGCATTCATGATTTATATGCGAAATTGGATGAAGCGCTTCGGGAATGTACAGGCGATAATCGGTTTGATATTCTCGTCAATAACGCTGGAATAGGTCAAATTGTCCCTCTGGAAGAGACAACAGAAGAATCTTTTGACGAAGTCATGAACATGAATGTCAAAGCACCTCTTTTTGTTACCCAGCAAGCTTTGCCGCGTCTAAAAGATGGAGGCCGCATTATCAATCTCTCATCGTTTGTTACACGCGTGGCCTCCCCTAGTGTTTTCGCATATAGCATGTCAAAGGGGGCCATCGACACACTAACGCACGTTTTGGCTCATCAACTTGGGAGCCGCCATATTACCGTCAACGCCATCCAACCAGGCATTATCAATACAAAGATGAATAGCGGAACCTTACAAGATCCTGACGGGCAGAAATTTGCCGCTGGCCTTTCGACCTTTAAACGTTGGGGAGAGCCTGAAGATGTTGCAGATATAGCTGCCTTTCTTGCCTCAACGGATAGCCGCTGGATAACGGGTCAATTGATTGATGCAAGTGGTGGATCTCATCTGTAA
- a CDS encoding protein adenylyltransferase SelO, translated as MTEKKEIADKIGWNFDNSYSRLPESMFTKLNPNPVRSPKLIILNHPLAVSLGLNENALQRDDAVAILAGNQVPEGATPLAQAYAGHQFGHFNMLGDGRALLLGEQITPSGKRVDIQLKGSGRTPYSRRGDGRAALGPMLREYIISEAMHALGIATTRSLAVVITGEAIVRETEQPGAILTRVAASHLRVGTFQYVSAWGTSQDLQTLADYTLERHYPEVANDENRYLSLLQEVIKRQAKLIAQWQLVGFIHGVMNTDNMTLSGETIDYGPCAFMDTYNPETVFSSIDMQGRYAYVNQPHIAAWNLARLAETLLPLLHDNREQAVKMAEDAISDFANMFRHHWLAGMRAKLGIFNEESQDESLIEDLLKIMQKHRADYTNTFRALTLNKLEDTVLFSTADFTPWHEQWQARLDRQQESEASSHQLMRNSNPAIIPRNHRVEEALEAAVEREDYRVMEQLLEVLSNPYAYSTEQEIYSTLPEESTCPYRTFCGT; from the coding sequence ATGACGGAGAAAAAAGAAATAGCTGATAAAATAGGGTGGAACTTCGACAACAGTTATTCTCGTCTGCCGGAATCCATGTTTACGAAGCTCAATCCAAATCCTGTTCGCTCACCAAAGCTGATCATTTTAAATCATCCGTTGGCAGTCTCACTGGGTTTGAACGAAAATGCTCTGCAAAGAGATGATGCCGTAGCGATATTGGCCGGCAATCAGGTTCCCGAGGGTGCTACGCCTCTTGCTCAAGCTTACGCAGGACATCAATTTGGGCATTTTAACATGCTAGGAGACGGCCGTGCTCTGCTGCTCGGCGAGCAGATCACTCCCTCGGGCAAACGGGTTGATATTCAGCTCAAGGGCTCAGGCAGAACGCCGTACTCCCGTCGTGGTGATGGCCGTGCGGCACTTGGGCCGATGCTCCGCGAATACATCATCAGCGAAGCGATGCATGCGCTAGGTATCGCTACCACCCGCAGCTTGGCGGTGGTAATCACGGGTGAGGCGATCGTCCGGGAAACAGAGCAGCCCGGTGCCATTCTGACTCGTGTGGCTGCCAGTCATCTTCGCGTCGGCACCTTTCAATATGTCTCAGCATGGGGCACGTCCCAAGATCTGCAGACTCTGGCTGATTACACATTGGAACGACACTATCCGGAAGTTGCCAATGACGAAAACCGTTACCTTTCACTGCTTCAGGAAGTGATTAAGCGTCAGGCGAAGCTGATCGCTCAATGGCAGCTGGTGGGTTTTATTCACGGAGTGATGAATACCGACAATATGACCCTTAGCGGAGAAACCATTGATTATGGTCCTTGCGCCTTTATGGATACCTATAATCCTGAGACGGTGTTCAGTTCCATCGACATGCAGGGCCGCTATGCTTATGTCAATCAGCCGCATATCGCTGCGTGGAATCTCGCGAGATTGGCGGAGACCCTCTTGCCACTGCTGCATGACAACAGAGAGCAGGCTGTCAAAATGGCCGAGGATGCAATTTCAGATTTTGCAAACATGTTTCGCCATCATTGGCTTGCGGGAATGCGGGCCAAATTGGGGATCTTTAACGAAGAGTCGCAGGATGAGTCCCTTATTGAGGATCTTCTTAAAATCATGCAGAAGCATCGCGCGGACTACACCAATACCTTCCGTGCCCTCACTTTAAACAAGCTGGAGGATACGGTTTTGTTCAGCACGGCGGATTTTACCCCGTGGCACGAGCAGTGGCAGGCGAGGCTGGACAGACAGCAGGAATCCGAAGCCTCCTCACATCAGCTGATGCGCAACAGCAATCCCGCAATTATCCCGCGCAACCATCGGGTAGAAGAAGCACTGGAGGCTGCGGTGGAACGAGAAGATTACCGAGTGATGGAGCAGCTTCTTGAAGTTCTTTCGAACCCTTATGCTTATTCTACCGAACAGGAAATTTACTCTACATTGCCTGAGGAATCCACTTGTCCTTACCGAACATTTTGCGGTACCTGA
- a CDS encoding VOC family protein, with protein sequence MSTTLEVAIFLSMNGKAKEAIAFYKKHFNAEERFLVTYQDMAKRDSSIQLTDENKDYISHSVLLIGRTKVMIAEEPMNPNEEYTVGNNISLCIQSADREEIEHFYHSLITDERVKIIVPLSGNVFSQAYGIVEDPFGIQIQFMYDHRL encoded by the coding sequence ATGAGTACAACACTGGAAGTAGCTATTTTCTTATCCATGAACGGAAAAGCAAAGGAAGCCATAGCTTTTTACAAAAAACATTTTAACGCAGAGGAACGATTTCTTGTTACTTATCAGGACATGGCCAAACGTGACAGCTCAATACAGCTTACTGATGAAAATAAAGATTATATTTCTCATTCTGTCTTATTGATCGGAAGAACAAAGGTTATGATAGCAGAAGAACCAATGAATCCCAATGAGGAATATACCGTAGGGAATAACATTTCATTATGTATTCAAAGTGCTGACAGAGAAGAAATTGAACATTTTTATCATAGTCTAATAACAGATGAGCGAGTGAAAATCATTGTACCTTTATCTGGTAATGTGTTTAGCCAAGCCTACGGTATTGTAGAAGACCCGTTCGGTATCCAAATACAATTCATGTATGATCATCGATTATAA
- a CDS encoding helix-turn-helix transcriptional regulator, producing the protein MKKPERLNDMIRYLNSREYFNLNDLMDKYHISKSTALRDISSLEQLGMPIYSEHGRHGRYGILKNRLLSPIIFTMDEVYALYFAMLTLEAYQSTPFHLSVNKLNEKFEHCLSKIQINQIHKMKKVLQFEIYQHNHISRYLDKILTSVLNETYCKIQYSKNNQNKSYHVQFFKISAKFGQWYATGIELNTNKYRVFRCDRITSIEEEEINSHCSIDELLIRSLEMYQSEKSIDFEVEIVEQAKDIFYKEHYPSMKIEQGHKTVIKGFYNPGEEEFIANFFMRYGHYVRSVKPESLKQIIKERVEHLLNHYQKL; encoded by the coding sequence ATGAAGAAACCCGAAAGATTAAATGACATGATTAGATACTTAAACAGTCGTGAGTACTTTAATTTAAATGATCTCATGGATAAATACCACATTTCAAAAAGTACAGCCCTACGTGATATTAGTTCATTAGAACAATTAGGTATGCCTATTTATTCGGAACATGGCAGACATGGACGATATGGTATCTTAAAAAATAGACTGTTATCCCCTATTATTTTTACGATGGATGAAGTGTATGCTCTATACTTTGCCATGTTGACCTTAGAAGCTTATCAATCTACACCCTTTCATTTAAGTGTTAATAAACTCAATGAAAAGTTTGAACACTGTCTTTCTAAAATACAAATAAACCAGATTCATAAAATGAAAAAGGTTCTACAATTTGAAATATATCAGCATAATCATATTAGTCGTTATTTAGATAAAATTCTAACCAGCGTTCTTAATGAGACGTACTGTAAGATTCAATATTCAAAAAATAACCAGAACAAAAGTTACCATGTTCAATTTTTCAAGATTTCCGCTAAGTTTGGCCAATGGTACGCTACTGGAATAGAGTTAAATACGAACAAATATAGGGTTTTCAGATGTGATCGAATCACCTCAATAGAAGAAGAGGAAATCAATTCTCACTGTTCTATAGATGAACTCCTTATTCGTTCATTAGAAATGTATCAATCTGAGAAGAGCATTGATTTTGAAGTAGAAATTGTAGAACAAGCCAAGGATATCTTTTATAAAGAACATTATCCTTCTATGAAAATAGAACAGGGTCATAAAACAGTCATAAAAGGATTTTATAATCCTGGAGAAGAAGAGTTTATCGCTAATTTCTTTATGAGATATGGTCATTATGTACGATCCGTGAAGCCTGAATCTTTAAAACAGATTATTAAAGAAAGAGTTGAGCACCTCTTAAACCATTATCAAAAATTATAA
- the gnpA gene encoding 1,3-beta-galactosyl-N-acetylhexosamine phosphorylase, whose product MSKQTTGAFTLPGESGYEALTLKLAERWGADVIRDSDGTQLSDEIINAGYGIYSTICIIRDHNEWASRNLDKLQQCFLITNPKVAVQDYVSIYLMEDFFAEQFKVNDSKEALNYWQVFDRTTGEEVPREQWNYERESGNVVITGIAPWHKYTVSFMVYRIWEEISMYNHTTNHWDKEHLMQIDPIYTETQQYLLDWMEDWCLHHKETTVVRFTSLFYNFAWIWGSNERNRHLFSDWGSYDFTVSSRALDLFAKRYGYSMTAEDFVNGGKYRVTHIPAEQRKLDWMAFINDFVIEFGKKLIDIVHQHGKLAYVFYDDSWVGMEPYNERFQEFGFDGLIKCVFSGYEARLCSGVKVNTHEIRLHPYLFPVGLGGLPTFMEGGDPTLDAKKYWINIRRALLREPIDRIGLGGYLHLVEPYPDFCDYIEKIANEFREIKELHHEGKPYHMKTKVAILHSWGKLRSWTLSGHFHETYMHDLIHINEALSGLPVEVQFIDFDDIRQGILQDCDVVINAGSAGTAWSGGKYWDDNKCVDLLTQWVYEGGTFIGINQPSAVEGHDSFFRMAHVLGLDEDTGSRVAHGRWTYEVRDEHGLVPEGASITPKNRIYLTDGAAAIAGEMNGMVTLSTHAFGKGKGIYLPSFEFSWENTRLLLNIIRFAGNELNETKYITDNLYTECAYYPESKMLVVINNSDQLQKTTIETDYGKQTMELEPYDTMITHIGLTKSV is encoded by the coding sequence TTGTCTAAACAAACAACGGGGGCCTTTACACTACCGGGGGAATCTGGTTACGAGGCGCTGACCCTGAAATTAGCTGAACGATGGGGCGCCGATGTCATCCGTGACAGTGACGGCACGCAATTGTCCGATGAGATTATAAACGCTGGATACGGCATTTATTCTACAATCTGTATCATCAGAGATCATAACGAGTGGGCGTCCCGCAATCTGGATAAGCTGCAGCAGTGTTTTTTAATTACGAATCCGAAGGTAGCTGTACAGGATTATGTATCCATCTATCTGATGGAGGATTTTTTTGCAGAACAATTCAAAGTGAATGATTCCAAAGAGGCGCTTAACTACTGGCAGGTTTTTGACAGAACGACCGGGGAAGAAGTTCCAAGAGAACAATGGAATTATGAAAGGGAATCCGGAAATGTGGTCATTACCGGAATTGCTCCTTGGCATAAATACACGGTAAGCTTCATGGTCTACCGGATCTGGGAAGAGATTTCCATGTACAATCACACCACGAACCATTGGGACAAAGAGCATTTGATGCAGATTGATCCTATCTATACAGAAACGCAACAGTATCTGCTGGATTGGATGGAAGATTGGTGTCTTCATCATAAGGAAACCACGGTTGTCCGGTTTACCTCCTTATTTTATAACTTCGCCTGGATTTGGGGCAGCAATGAGCGCAATCGCCATCTGTTCTCTGATTGGGGGTCATACGATTTTACGGTAAGCTCAAGAGCGCTGGATCTATTTGCCAAGAGATATGGGTATTCGATGACTGCCGAGGATTTTGTGAATGGTGGAAAGTATCGCGTCACACATATCCCGGCTGAGCAGCGCAAGCTGGACTGGATGGCATTTATCAATGATTTTGTAATCGAATTTGGCAAGAAATTAATTGATATCGTGCATCAGCACGGCAAGCTGGCCTATGTGTTTTATGATGACAGTTGGGTTGGCATGGAGCCTTATAATGAACGTTTTCAAGAGTTTGGATTTGACGGATTGATCAAATGTGTGTTCTCAGGTTATGAGGCGAGGCTGTGTTCAGGTGTAAAAGTGAATACGCATGAGATTCGGCTGCATCCCTACTTATTTCCGGTTGGCTTAGGCGGGCTTCCTACCTTTATGGAAGGGGGCGACCCCACGCTGGATGCCAAAAAGTATTGGATTAATATCCGGCGCGCCCTGTTGAGGGAGCCTATTGACCGGATTGGACTGGGTGGATATTTGCATCTTGTAGAGCCTTACCCGGATTTTTGCGATTACATCGAAAAGATTGCCAACGAGTTCAGAGAAATCAAAGAACTGCATCATGAAGGCAAACCCTATCACATGAAGACGAAGGTAGCTATTCTGCACAGCTGGGGAAAATTGAGATCGTGGACCTTGTCTGGTCATTTCCACGAAACATATATGCATGATTTGATTCATATCAATGAGGCTTTATCCGGATTGCCGGTTGAAGTTCAGTTCATTGATTTTGACGATATCCGTCAGGGAATACTACAGGATTGTGATGTAGTGATTAATGCGGGCTCTGCTGGTACAGCATGGAGTGGCGGAAAGTACTGGGATGACAACAAATGTGTAGACTTACTGACCCAATGGGTTTATGAGGGCGGCACCTTTATTGGCATCAATCAGCCTTCGGCGGTTGAAGGTCATGACAGCTTTTTCAGAATGGCACATGTCCTCGGTCTGGATGAGGATACAGGCTCCAGAGTAGCTCATGGAAGATGGACATATGAGGTTAGGGATGAGCATGGTTTGGTGCCTGAAGGGGCAAGTATAACGCCGAAGAATAGGATTTATCTTACGGATGGGGCAGCTGCGATAGCGGGTGAAATGAATGGAATGGTAACGCTATCCACTCATGCCTTCGGTAAAGGAAAGGGAATTTACCTTCCTTCCTTCGAATTCAGCTGGGAAAATACAAGATTGCTGCTGAATATAATCCGCTTTGCGGGCAATGAGCTCAATGAAACGAAGTATATTACGGATAACTTATATACAGAGTGTGCTTATTATCCAGAAAGTAAAATGTTGGTTGTTATTAACAATAGCGATCAACTGCAAAAAACAACGATTGAAACGGACTATGGCAAACAAACCATGGAGTTAGAACCATATGACACCATGATCACCCATATCGGCTTAACAAAATCGGTATAG
- a CDS encoding glycoside hydrolase family 88/105 protein, giving the protein MLQLTYDKEEILRVIDKVVRKTMAMDLTWDWPCGVAYYGVSRAYTQTGNKDYLNMLVQWADEYIELGLPHWTVNTCAMGHMLITLYEETGDQKYWDIVMSKVDYIQNNALRFGDRVLQHTVSTANDFPEQAWADTLFMAAFFLLRVGTKLKDEKMIQDALNQYYWHIKYLQDPSSGLWYHGYNNVKQDHMSGFFWGRANAWGAYTMSQVKIHLKDWYLYPPCMDVECSLRDQLAALKGVQTENGLWRTVLDDEESYEEVSASCGIAAAMINNGNPLHTKYVQKALEGILNHISEDGRVLGVSGGTAVMKDREGYRNIPKDWIQGWGQGLALAFLSDMLN; this is encoded by the coding sequence ATGCTTCAATTAACTTATGACAAGGAAGAGATACTAAGAGTTATTGATAAAGTCGTCAGAAAAACGATGGCGATGGATTTAACATGGGATTGGCCCTGCGGTGTGGCTTATTATGGTGTATCCAGAGCCTATACCCAAACAGGAAATAAAGATTATTTAAATATGCTTGTCCAGTGGGCAGATGAATACATCGAGCTTGGTCTGCCGCACTGGACGGTAAACACATGTGCCATGGGTCATATGCTGATCACATTGTATGAAGAAACAGGGGACCAGAAATATTGGGATATTGTGATGAGCAAGGTGGATTACATCCAAAATAATGCTCTCCGGTTCGGAGATCGTGTTCTGCAGCATACGGTATCCACTGCTAATGACTTTCCAGAACAGGCATGGGCAGATACGTTGTTTATGGCGGCATTTTTTCTGCTTCGAGTAGGAACCAAATTAAAGGACGAGAAAATGATCCAGGATGCCTTAAATCAATATTACTGGCATATCAAATACCTGCAAGACCCTAGCAGTGGTCTCTGGTACCATGGCTACAACAATGTCAAACAGGATCATATGTCCGGATTTTTCTGGGGAAGAGCGAATGCTTGGGGAGCATATACCATGTCGCAAGTCAAAATTCATTTGAAAGACTGGTATTTGTATCCGCCGTGTATGGACGTGGAATGTTCCCTTCGGGATCAACTGGCGGCACTGAAAGGTGTCCAAACAGAGAACGGCTTATGGCGGACGGTACTGGATGACGAGGAGTCCTATGAAGAAGTATCTGCATCTTGCGGTATTGCGGCGGCCATGATCAATAACGGCAATCCGCTGCATACCAAATACGTGCAAAAGGCATTGGAGGGCATCTTGAACCATATTAGCGAAGACGGACGGGTACTGGGTGTATCGGGCGGCACAGCGGTTATGAAAGATCGGGAAGGGTATCGCAATATTCCTAAAGACTGGATTCAGGGCTGGGGACAAGGCTTGGCGTTGGCTTTTCTATCCGATATGTTGAATTAG
- a CDS encoding helix-turn-helix domain-containing protein, which translates to MPRKKKPIIEYRHYSLPINFPILLLSGERWKISDIKSEHLHFHNHLEIGICYSDGGFMEIKGETVPFKAGDVTFIPRYLPHTTYSSPNTASLWSYIFFSPEDLFQHSFKSAYRNFEPNLWVMKGTNCILNKEQHPKVYTLATSVVEELQQQNPYYQESAYGLLLSLYIELLRIHSRNEPMANQETEHSLKSEFVISPALEYITKHYMKPVTIDFLADLCHLSTTHFRRKFHEIMGTSPLDFLNSTRIEEACKQLKSTEDSILSISEQVGYRSISSFNRCFSRLIGEPPKNGVKGRNPKHNQRKRLYWSLQDGFNFAKLNQAARPLPEFGSLMVLV; encoded by the coding sequence ATGCCCAGAAAAAAGAAGCCCATTATAGAATACCGACATTACAGCTTGCCCATAAACTTCCCGATCTTGCTGTTAAGCGGTGAACGTTGGAAGATTTCAGATATTAAAAGCGAGCATCTCCATTTTCATAACCATTTGGAGATTGGTATTTGCTATTCGGATGGCGGTTTCATGGAGATCAAAGGAGAAACTGTCCCCTTCAAAGCCGGGGATGTAACTTTCATTCCCAGGTATCTTCCTCACACCACGTATAGTTCGCCAAATACAGCCAGCCTTTGGTCTTATATCTTTTTTTCGCCAGAGGACCTTTTCCAACATTCTTTTAAAAGCGCTTACAGAAACTTTGAGCCCAATTTGTGGGTGATGAAGGGAACGAACTGTATATTAAACAAGGAGCAGCATCCCAAGGTGTATACACTTGCGACTTCGGTCGTAGAGGAATTACAACAACAGAACCCTTACTACCAAGAAAGCGCCTACGGCTTATTGCTATCCCTTTATATAGAGCTCCTTAGAATTCATTCCAGGAATGAACCAATGGCTAATCAAGAAACAGAGCATAGCTTGAAAAGCGAATTTGTCATTTCTCCGGCTTTGGAGTACATCACTAAACATTACATGAAGCCCGTTACCATAGATTTTTTGGCTGATCTGTGCCATTTAAGCACAACCCATTTCCGCAGAAAATTTCATGAGATTATGGGAACGTCGCCTCTCGATTTCCTAAACAGCACCCGAATCGAAGAAGCCTGCAAGCAGTTAAAAAGCACAGAAGACTCCATTCTTTCGATCTCCGAGCAAGTCGGTTATCGCTCCATTTCCAGCTTCAACCGATGCTTCTCCAGGCTTATCGGAGAGCCCCCAAAGAATGGCGTAAAGGGGCGCAATCCGAAGCACAATCAGCGAAAGCGTCTATACTGGAGTTTACAGGATGGGTTTAATTTTGCCAAACTAAATCAAGCAGCTCGTCCACTTCCTGAATTCGGGTCACTGATGGTGTTGGTATAA
- a CDS encoding metal-dependent hydrolase family protein translates to MGTGYALKNCNVIYGDTKKDVEKMMTILIHEDGLIQEIGKANNLAIPSHYQTIDLSGKYVMPGLINAHVHLFADGKPFTLSVSEGLLNFAFHHILDTRLGRSVLKKRVKKNALTALHSGVTTMRSVGEFFYTDAQLRNEINANQFVGPNLLASGYFLSVTGGHGAPYLALTGDSPWEARRNVRINVKNGVDLIKICVTGGITDATMVGEAGRLQMTEEEVAAVCEEAHKNGMRVAAHVESTEGVRIALKGGVDTIEHGAEMDEEIIRLYQNNPRALKGYTALIPTLQAGYPIAKLDTSLTKVNETVKGNSRLVYDSMLKGLRQAVEHEIKIGIGTDAAMSYVTHYDMWRELDHHMRQTKLNAGQVIERATKSNAEILGIDHLTGSIDIGKQADLIVLEHNPLDNIKALSNVAMVMVRGNLIPTPSVTRIQEVDELLDLVWQN, encoded by the coding sequence ATGGGGACAGGTTATGCACTTAAGAACTGCAATGTGATTTATGGAGATACGAAAAAAGACGTTGAAAAAATGATGACGATTTTAATTCATGAAGACGGGCTGATTCAGGAGATCGGGAAGGCAAACAATTTGGCTATTCCCAGCCATTATCAAACGATTGATTTATCGGGGAAATATGTGATGCCTGGTCTCATCAACGCGCACGTCCATCTATTCGCAGATGGAAAGCCGTTTACGCTGTCTGTAAGCGAAGGGCTGTTGAATTTTGCATTCCATCATATTTTGGATACGAGACTAGGGCGAAGTGTGTTAAAAAAACGGGTGAAGAAAAATGCTCTGACGGCACTACATTCCGGTGTAACCACGATGCGCAGCGTCGGTGAATTTTTTTACACTGATGCACAGCTCCGAAATGAAATTAATGCAAACCAGTTTGTCGGTCCCAACCTCTTGGCGTCCGGGTATTTCCTGAGCGTAACGGGCGGTCATGGGGCACCTTATTTGGCTTTGACTGGCGATTCGCCATGGGAAGCGAGAAGAAATGTAAGAATTAATGTGAAAAACGGAGTAGACCTAATTAAAATATGCGTGACTGGCGGGATTACCGATGCCACCATGGTCGGCGAAGCGGGCCGCTTGCAAATGACGGAGGAAGAAGTAGCCGCCGTCTGCGAGGAAGCTCATAAAAACGGTATGCGTGTAGCAGCCCATGTGGAAAGTACCGAAGGCGTAAGAATCGCGCTAAAGGGCGGGGTGGATACCATTGAACATGGTGCGGAGATGGATGAGGAGATCATAAGACTGTACCAAAACAATCCTAGAGCATTAAAGGGCTATACCGCCTTAATTCCTACTTTGCAGGCTGGGTATCCCATTGCAAAATTGGACACAAGCCTAACGAAGGTGAATGAAACGGTTAAGGGAAATTCGCGGCTTGTGTACGACTCCATGCTAAAGGGGCTGCGTCAGGCTGTAGAACATGAGATCAAAATTGGGATTGGAACGGATGCCGCAATGTCTTACGTCACTCACTATGATATGTGGCGGGAACTAGACCACCATATGAGACAAACGAAACTGAATGCGGGTCAGGTCATCGAACGGGCAACAAAGTCTAATGCGGAAATCCTAGGCATTGATCACCTTACAGGGAGCATTGATATCGGAAAACAGGCGGATTTAATCGTGCTGGAGCACAATCCTTTGGACAACATAAAAGCTTTGTCAAATGTAGCTATGGTTATGGTGAGGGGCAATCTTATACCAACACCATCAGTGACCCGAATTCAGGAAGTGGACGAGCTGCTTGATTTAGTTTGGCAAAATTAA
- a CDS encoding TetR/AcrR family transcriptional regulator — protein sequence MRVLIIQAKKDEVKKEIESAALKVFFRKGFVDAKMSDIADEIQISVGNIYTYFKNKKELFYSVVPPSLVDYLKNVLVESIHIDNQTFFGETHNEKKSAIVQEQINLLTQYSMQIVIIFEKSKGTIYSNAKKELIDLMIETKKPYLKNTYKRYEIETDENMILLSIIANSVINMILDLLKRDMSADRRKRIFEALNLYRLHGLEGLNE from the coding sequence ATGAGGGTGCTCATCATACAGGCCAAAAAAGATGAAGTGAAAAAGGAAATTGAATCAGCCGCTTTAAAGGTGTTTTTTCGAAAAGGCTTTGTAGATGCCAAAATGAGCGATATTGCGGATGAGATCCAAATTTCTGTCGGGAATATTTATACTTATTTTAAGAATAAAAAGGAGTTATTTTATTCGGTTGTTCCGCCATCTTTAGTGGATTATTTGAAGAATGTGTTAGTGGAAAGCATTCATATCGATAACCAGACTTTTTTTGGAGAAACCCATAACGAAAAAAAATCGGCGATTGTTCAGGAGCAAATCAACCTATTAACTCAATACAGCATGCAGATTGTCATTATTTTTGAAAAAAGTAAAGGGACAATCTACAGCAATGCAAAAAAAGAACTAATTGATCTGATGATCGAAACCAAGAAGCCCTATTTGAAAAATACGTATAAAAGATATGAAATCGAAACTGATGAAAATATGATTTTGCTCAGTATCATTGCCAATAGTGTTATCAATATGATTTTGGATTTGTTAAAGAGGGATATGAGCGCTGATCGCCGGAAACGGATTTTTGAGGCGCTTAACCTGTACAGACTGCATGGACTAGAAGGCTTGAATGAATAA
- a CDS encoding SF0329 family protein: MSWSKLKQQLESFLSPALDGRVEYRATSYRYLPDKSGICYITVDKKNILNMSDITNPIRWYQTEQEIKNDPNIQVPISNEEIEAVRKDTNGNVPEDRLQVIARGRKISEHAKELLSVQASLSKSNFNVVANKFLTTSIEDSLESNDILLNILALVDRRVGKKRILNMTEKMKLKHPIVQYFYELRHSTL, translated from the coding sequence ATGTCCTGGAGTAAATTGAAGCAACAACTGGAGAGCTTCCTCTCTCCTGCGTTAGACGGAAGGGTCGAATACCGAGCTACCAGTTACCGTTATTTACCTGATAAATCTGGAATTTGTTATATAACTGTAGATAAGAAGAACATACTCAATATGAGTGATATAACTAACCCAATCAGATGGTATCAGACGGAGCAGGAAATCAAGAATGATCCCAATATCCAAGTTCCTATCAGCAATGAAGAAATTGAAGCGGTCAGAAAAGACACTAATGGGAACGTTCCGGAGGATCGTCTACAAGTAATTGCAAGAGGTAGAAAAATATCAGAACATGCAAAGGAGCTTTTATCAGTACAGGCCTCATTAAGCAAGTCTAATTTTAATGTTGTAGCTAATAAATTTTTAACTACTTCTATAGAAGACAGCTTGGAGAGTAATGATATCTTATTGAATATTCTAGCTTTAGTGGACAGACGAGTAGGAAAAAAGCGAATTTTAAACATGACCGAGAAGATGAAGTTAAAGCATCCGATTGTTCAGTATTTTTATGAGTTACGGCATAGTACGTTATGA